A section of the Amycolatopsis sp. AA4 genome encodes:
- a CDS encoding TetR family transcriptional regulator, which translates to MTAMSVLPVPAGGQYRQPIITAAIELTAKSGWSAVTMARLADLVGVSRQTVYNEIGSKTALAEAMISHELRRFLAVVSTAFDRHPDDLVEAIYDAVRAVLELADDNILLRAIASATHGTDTEFLPLLTTRAGTLLTEAKAVLRERVLDYAPPLDDRQLTVVMDLVVRTVLSHVMQPSGTPAETADGLAWVATRVLGTAPSASMRARS; encoded by the coding sequence GTGCTTCCGGTGCCCGCGGGCGGCCAGTACCGGCAGCCCATCATCACCGCCGCCATCGAACTCACCGCGAAATCCGGCTGGTCCGCGGTCACCATGGCGCGGCTGGCCGACCTGGTCGGGGTGAGCAGGCAGACCGTCTACAACGAGATCGGGTCGAAAACCGCGCTCGCCGAGGCGATGATCTCGCACGAGCTGCGCCGGTTCCTCGCCGTCGTGAGCACCGCCTTCGACCGCCATCCGGACGATCTCGTCGAGGCGATCTACGACGCCGTCCGCGCGGTGCTCGAACTGGCCGACGACAACATCCTGCTGCGCGCCATCGCCTCCGCGACCCACGGGACCGACACCGAGTTCCTGCCGCTGCTGACCACCCGCGCCGGCACCCTGCTCACCGAAGCGAAAGCCGTCCTGCGCGAGCGAGTCCTCGACTACGCACCGCCGCTCGACGACCGCCAGCTCACTGTGGTCATGGACTTGGTCGTGCGCACCGTGCTGAGCCACGTCATGCAACCGTCGGGCACGCCCGCCGAAACCGCCGACGGCCTGGCCTGGGTCGCCACGCGCGTGCTCGGCACCGCCCCGTCGGCCTCGATGCGCGCCCGCTCGTAA
- a CDS encoding cyclopropane-fatty-acyl-phospholipid synthase family protein, translating into MNRERLSALAHTRHPIAAPVSDDEVQRLLDRSLPREDAVVLDLGCGGAEWLIRALDAYPELRAVGVDTSEFALSRARSAAIERGVADRLTLHQQSATEFPAAAEFDTVLCIGSTHAFGGLSDTLAALRAHVRPGGRALLGDAYWEAEPTPAALEIFGDLPTLPELLAQVISAGWTPAHGHTSTRGELDAYEWSWTGSLTEWALDHPEDPDQAEALAAAATHRDEWLRDYRDSFGFACVVLRA; encoded by the coding sequence GTGAACCGTGAACGACTTTCCGCCCTCGCCCACACCCGGCACCCCATCGCGGCCCCGGTCAGCGACGACGAGGTCCAGCGCCTGCTCGACCGCAGCCTGCCGCGCGAGGACGCGGTTGTCCTAGACCTGGGCTGCGGCGGTGCCGAATGGCTCATCCGCGCCCTCGACGCGTACCCGGAACTCCGCGCCGTCGGCGTCGACACCTCGGAGTTCGCTCTCTCCCGCGCCCGCTCCGCCGCCATCGAGCGAGGCGTCGCCGACCGCCTGACCCTCCACCAGCAATCCGCCACCGAATTCCCCGCCGCGGCCGAGTTCGACACCGTCCTGTGCATCGGCTCGACCCACGCCTTCGGCGGCTTGTCCGACACCCTCGCCGCACTGCGCGCCCACGTCCGCCCCGGCGGCCGCGCCCTGCTCGGCGACGCCTACTGGGAAGCCGAGCCCACCCCGGCCGCCCTCGAGATCTTCGGCGACCTGCCCACCCTGCCGGAACTCCTCGCCCAGGTGATTTCCGCCGGCTGGACCCCGGCCCACGGCCATACGAGCACCCGCGGCGAACTGGACGCGTACGAATGGTCGTGGACCGGCAGCCTCACCGAATGGGCCCTGGACCACCCGGAAGACCCAGACCAAGCCGAAGCCCTCGCCGCCGCGGCCACCCACCGCGACGAATGGCTCCGCGATTACCGCGACTCGTTCGGCTTCGCCTGCGTCGTGCTGCGCGCTTGA
- a CDS encoding VOC family protein: protein MTDLVPFLMFQKRDAAEAMAFYTSLFPGDTVLSEERYGAGGPGPEGTIVMAEFTVAGQRVRCSDSFVQHGFDFTPSTSLFVTVDSTDELKRVYEALGEGGGTLMPLDDYGFGPFAWVNDRWGVSWQLSAKG from the coding sequence ATGACCGACCTCGTGCCGTTCCTGATGTTCCAGAAGCGCGACGCCGCCGAAGCGATGGCCTTCTACACCTCGCTGTTCCCCGGGGACACCGTGCTGTCCGAGGAGCGCTACGGCGCCGGCGGCCCCGGCCCGGAGGGAACGATCGTGATGGCCGAGTTCACCGTCGCCGGGCAGCGAGTGCGGTGCAGCGACAGCTTCGTCCAGCACGGCTTCGATTTCACTCCGTCGACGTCGCTGTTCGTCACCGTCGACTCGACCGACGAGCTCAAGCGCGTCTACGAAGCCCTCGGCGAGGGCGGCGGAACCCTGATGCCGCTGGACGACTACGGCTTCGGGCCGTTCGCCTGGGTGAACGACCGGTGGGGTGTTTCATGGCAGTTGAGCGCCAAGGGCTGA
- a CDS encoding CDP-alcohol phosphatidyltransferase family protein: protein MAVSTCTRTPAELGSTVVQQAPALLAQLALLTLLTVTTGLGLAGWAVGVAYLLGLLVLLTQGAWRIRVYRLGPADQVTLARAALIGTVTALVADRLGGHPPLPLIIPIAAVALALDAVDGYVARRTGTVSALGARFDMEADAFLILVLSVLVTPTVGPWVLAIGLMRYAFVAAARLWPWLRAPLRPSRARKAVAALQGIALTAAAAGAAPVLLAGLAVTTLSWSFGRDVWWLYRNRAA from the coding sequence ATGGCTGTCTCCACCTGTACACGAACCCCGGCCGAGCTGGGTTCAACCGTCGTCCAGCAGGCCCCCGCGCTGCTGGCGCAACTCGCCCTGCTCACCCTGCTGACCGTGACGACCGGCCTCGGCCTCGCCGGATGGGCGGTCGGCGTGGCCTACCTGCTCGGCCTGCTGGTGCTGCTCACCCAGGGCGCCTGGCGGATCCGGGTGTACCGGCTGGGCCCGGCCGATCAGGTGACCCTCGCCCGAGCGGCCCTGATCGGCACCGTGACCGCCCTGGTCGCCGACCGCCTCGGCGGGCACCCGCCGCTGCCGTTGATCATCCCGATCGCCGCGGTCGCCCTGGCCCTGGACGCCGTCGACGGCTACGTCGCCCGCCGCACCGGAACCGTCTCCGCGCTGGGCGCCCGCTTCGACATGGAAGCGGACGCCTTCCTGATCCTGGTGCTGAGCGTCCTGGTCACCCCGACCGTCGGCCCGTGGGTCCTGGCGATCGGCCTGATGCGCTACGCGTTCGTCGCCGCGGCCCGGCTGTGGCCGTGGCTGCGTGCCCCGCTACGCCCCAGCCGGGCCCGGAAAGCGGTGGCGGCGCTGCAGGGAATCGCCCTGACGGCCGCCGCGGCAGGAGCCGCACCGGTGCTCCTGGCGGGACTCGCGGTGACGACGCTGAGCTGGTCTTTCGGGCGGGACGTGTGGTGGCTGTACCGGAACCGTGCCGCCTAG